In the genome of Synergistaceae bacterium, one region contains:
- a CDS encoding YigZ family protein: MSGTSYNEPAGPAIYEEKIKRSVFIANLEAIHNEDEAKNFLSRIISQHRDATHNCRAYILSDGNEYSSDDGEPSGTAGKPILNAIKRSGLVNVMVIVTRYFGGVKLGTRGLIDAYGQTAAKALELAEIKECIITKKFFIALEYNSTGLITRLLENHNAINIKWQYNEIVSVNADIPVNFCDNISRELNELLARKIIISFDKNLSAL, encoded by the coding sequence ATGTCTGGAACGAGCTATAACGAGCCCGCAGGCCCTGCAATTTACGAGGAAAAAATAAAACGTTCTGTCTTCATCGCAAATCTTGAGGCAATACACAACGAGGACGAAGCAAAAAATTTTTTATCGCGCATAATTTCGCAACACAGAGACGCGACTCATAATTGCAGAGCTTATATTTTATCCGACGGGAACGAGTACTCATCCGACGACGGCGAACCTTCAGGAACAGCAGGCAAGCCAATTTTAAACGCTATAAAACGTTCAGGACTCGTTAATGTCATGGTAATAGTTACGCGCTATTTCGGGGGAGTCAAGCTCGGCACAAGAGGCTTAATCGACGCTTACGGACAAACGGCAGCAAAGGCACTCGAACTCGCAGAAATAAAAGAATGCATAATCACGAAAAAATTTTTTATCGCACTCGAATATAATTCAACGGGATTAATCACGCGCTTACTTGAGAATCACAACGCAATAAATATAAAGTGGCAATATAACGAGATTGTCAGCGTAAATGCAGATATACCCGTAAATTTTTGCGATAATATTTCACGTGAATTAAATGAGCTGCTCGCAAGAAAAATTATAATTTCATTTGACAAGAATTTATCTGCGTTATAA
- a CDS encoding ABC transporter substrate-binding protein: protein MTKKILTCALLILAMASCAFGAAFKLGGTAPLTGGAAIYGMAAMRGAQIAVDEINAMNGDIKFELNYQDDTHDAEKAVNAYNALKDWGMQISLGSVTSKPCEATAAENFADRIFALTPSASARAVTEGKDNVFQMCFVDPNQGSASAQYIANKNLAKKVAVIWKNDDVYSKGIRDTFVETAPKLGLEIVSETTFADGNDNDFSVQLTDAQKNGAELVFLPMYYQPASLIFAQAKSMGYAPKWFGVDGMDGILTMEGFDKSLAEGVILLTPFNADANDEKTRAFVAEYQKRHGEIPNQFAADGYDCVYAYCQALTQAKATPDMDAEDLCAKMIEQFTTMTFNGVTGSNVTWAKNGEVSKDPKGMVIKNGAYVGLD, encoded by the coding sequence ATGACAAAGAAAATTTTAACCTGCGCGCTTTTAATTCTTGCAATGGCTTCATGCGCTTTCGGGGCAGCATTCAAACTCGGCGGAACTGCACCACTTACGGGCGGAGCAGCAATTTACGGAATGGCCGCAATGAGAGGCGCACAAATCGCAGTAGACGAAATTAACGCAATGAACGGCGATATCAAATTCGAGCTTAACTATCAGGACGACACTCACGACGCAGAGAAGGCCGTTAACGCCTACAATGCATTAAAAGATTGGGGAATGCAGATTTCTCTCGGTTCTGTAACGTCAAAGCCCTGTGAAGCAACAGCAGCAGAAAATTTTGCAGATAGAATATTTGCTCTTACTCCGTCAGCTTCAGCACGTGCAGTAACAGAAGGCAAAGATAACGTTTTCCAAATGTGCTTTGTAGATCCTAACCAGGGCAGTGCAAGCGCGCAATATATCGCAAATAAAAATTTAGCGAAAAAAGTTGCTGTTATCTGGAAAAATGACGATGTATATTCAAAGGGTATACGCGATACATTTGTAGAGACCGCACCGAAATTAGGTCTTGAAATCGTGAGCGAGACAACATTTGCAGACGGTAATGATAACGATTTCTCCGTACAGCTTACAGACGCTCAGAAAAACGGCGCAGAACTTGTTTTCTTGCCGATGTACTACCAGCCCGCGAGCTTAATTTTTGCACAGGCCAAGTCAATGGGTTATGCTCCTAAATGGTTTGGCGTTGATGGCATGGACGGCATATTAACAATGGAAGGCTTTGACAAATCACTTGCAGAGGGCGTTATTTTGCTCACACCGTTTAACGCAGATGCAAACGACGAGAAGACTAGAGCATTTGTTGCAGAGTACCAGAAGAGACACGGAGAAATCCCGAATCAGTTCGCCGCAGATGGTTATGACTGTGTATATGCTTACTGCCAGGCATTGACTCAGGCAAAAGCTACACCGGACATGGACGCAGAAGACCTTTGCGCAAAAATGATCGAGCAGTTTACTACTATGACATTCAACGGCGTAACAGGCTCAAACGTAACATGGGCGAAAAACGGCGAAGTCTCGAAGGATCCTAAAGGAATGGTAATCAAGAACGGCGCATATGTCGGACTTGACTAA
- a CDS encoding D-alanine--D-alanine ligase, which translates to MTDKKIAVLCGGDGKEREVSLKSGAAVHEALKDSGFNVEIIDLHSMNEIERVRDFDAVFIAMHGDWGEGGQLQEKLSEMGIIYTGSGPQASSNAMNKWKARELFASVNINIPEGLLLPADYDEIINKLGRNVVVKPCSGGSTVGITIIHDLTPEKLNDAIKTARANYDSDVMIEKYINGRELTCAVWEHDGKIEALPVIEIAPHTGFYDYTNKYTAGATEYIVPAKIDGNAKISISDMAVKAHKVLGCKEYSRADFRLTPENKAFILEVNTAPGMTATSLVPKAAKAAGVSMSDFVKFIMNEAINNAADRK; encoded by the coding sequence ATGACAGATAAAAAAATTGCTGTACTTTGCGGAGGCGACGGCAAAGAACGTGAAGTATCACTCAAAAGCGGCGCAGCAGTTCACGAGGCATTAAAAGATTCTGGCTTCAACGTCGAAATTATTGACCTGCACTCAATGAACGAAATCGAGAGAGTCAGAGATTTTGACGCAGTATTTATCGCAATGCACGGCGACTGGGGCGAAGGCGGACAACTTCAAGAAAAATTAAGTGAAATGGGCATAATTTACACAGGTTCAGGCCCGCAGGCAAGCTCTAACGCTATGAACAAATGGAAGGCCCGCGAATTATTTGCAAGCGTAAATATAAATATTCCTGAAGGTTTGTTATTGCCCGCTGATTATGACGAAATTATAAATAAACTCGGACGCAATGTCGTTGTAAAGCCATGTTCAGGAGGAAGCACCGTCGGAATCACTATAATTCATGACTTGACACCCGAAAAATTAAATGACGCTATCAAGACCGCACGCGCAAATTATGACTCCGATGTCATGATAGAAAAATATATTAACGGCCGCGAATTAACTTGTGCAGTATGGGAGCATGACGGAAAAATTGAAGCTCTCCCCGTTATAGAAATCGCACCTCACACGGGATTCTATGACTACACTAATAAATATACAGCTGGAGCAACTGAATATATCGTACCTGCAAAAATTGACGGGAACGCAAAAATTTCTATAAGCGATATGGCCGTGAAAGCTCATAAAGTTTTGGGATGCAAAGAATACAGCCGCGCAGATTTTAGACTCACTCCCGAAAATAAAGCATTCATTCTCGAAGTCAATACAGCTCCAGGAATGACCGCAACGAGTCTCGTACCCAAAGCAGCAAAGGCCGCAGGAGTCAGCATGTCCGATTTCGTGAAATTTATTATGAATGAGGCGATTAATAATGCAGCTGATAGAAAATAA
- a CDS encoding M15 family metallopeptidase, whose protein sequence is MRRLIMQLIENNEPLVQASLYPEKILVRSWYYNEGLTGSLPEVWLRKSVYEHLLQAAESLPDDLRFIIWDGWRSFELQTFLFDTLFARNKAKGVTDEEALRLTKIFVAFPSKNPDDVSGHLTGGAVDLTLADKYGHYLPMGGEFDDTEEHSHTNFYDNHELLSENKNVIARNNRMTLLRVMSEAGFSNYPSEWWHYDFGNRAWAERTGQDTAFYGYIEPPFKWR, encoded by the coding sequence ATGAGGCGATTAATAATGCAGCTGATAGAAAATAATGAACCTTTAGTGCAGGCGAGTCTATATCCCGAAAAAATTTTAGTGCGGAGCTGGTACTATAACGAGGGATTGACGGGGAGTCTTCCTGAAGTTTGGCTGCGAAAATCTGTCTATGAGCATTTATTACAGGCTGCCGAGTCTCTTCCTGATGATTTGCGCTTTATAATCTGGGACGGGTGGCGGTCGTTCGAGCTGCAAACTTTTTTATTTGACACGTTATTTGCGAGAAATAAAGCAAAAGGCGTTACAGATGAGGAAGCACTAAGACTCACGAAAATTTTTGTAGCTTTTCCCTCAAAGAATCCCGATGATGTGTCCGGACATTTGACGGGCGGAGCTGTTGATTTGACTCTGGCTGACAAATACGGGCATTATTTACCGATGGGCGGAGAGTTCGACGACACCGAAGAGCATTCACACACAAATTTTTATGACAATCACGAGTTATTAAGCGAAAATAAAAATGTAATCGCACGCAATAATCGCATGACTCTTTTACGCGTGATGAGTGAGGCAGGTTTCAGCAATTATCCGTCTGAATGGTGGCATTACGATTTTGGCAACAGAGCATGGGCAGAGCGAACAGGACAAGATACAGCTTTTTACGGCTATATAGAGCCTCCGTTCAAGTGGCGTTAA
- a CDS encoding epoxyqueuosine reductase QueH translates to MSERKNILLHICCAPDACVPVPDLISEGWNVKGFFYGSNIHPFDEYNLRFEALHKLMTHTGINCEISNYNPSEWLEKISGLEHEPEGGKRCEECFKIQLESGALLAKKLGCENFCTTLTISPHKNVSLINDLGEKISAHHGLTWQNRVWRKNNGFLRSVRESKLLGLYRQNYCGCVFSKHD, encoded by the coding sequence TTGTCAGAGAGAAAAAATATTTTGCTTCACATTTGCTGTGCCCCTGATGCCTGCGTGCCTGTACCTGATTTAATTTCGGAAGGCTGGAACGTTAAAGGCTTCTTTTACGGCTCAAATATTCACCCGTTCGACGAGTATAATTTACGGTTTGAGGCTCTGCACAAATTAATGACTCATACCGGAATTAACTGCGAAATATCAAATTATAATCCGTCTGAGTGGCTCGAAAAAATTTCCGGACTCGAACATGAACCAGAAGGCGGCAAAAGGTGTGAAGAGTGCTTCAAGATTCAGCTTGAGTCAGGTGCATTGCTCGCAAAAAAATTAGGCTGCGAAAATTTTTGCACTACCCTGACAATAAGCCCCCATAAAAATGTGAGTCTGATAAATGATTTAGGCGAAAAAATTTCTGCTCATCACGGATTAACATGGCAAAATAGAGTCTGGCGCAAAAATAACGGCTTTCTTCGTTCAGTCAGAGAGTCAAAATTGCTTGGTCTCTATCGTCAAAATTATTGCGGGTGTGTATTCAGCAAACACGATTAA
- a CDS encoding permease — translation MSWEFFQSQILAMRWLNDLIGRGLESLGLDIKSSFAGSLQFFIYDVIKISVLLCVFIFMTAFIQSYFPPERSKKIMGRFRGIFANLIGAMLGSLTPFCACSSIPIFIGFTSAGLPLGMTFSFLIASPMINPGSFALLISVFGAKIAFAYVIIGFALAVTGGIVIENLHMGEYVEEKVYNHSGENDTKIADMTINQRLKFARNEAAETFTYLFKYILIGVGIGAIIHNWIPEKFIESILGNNNPFGVILAVIVGTPIYADIFGTIPIAEALLAKDAALGTILSFMMAVTDLSLPSLIMLRKVLKPRLLGTFIAICVVGIIIIGYIFNFCGEIFI, via the coding sequence ATGTCGTGGGAATTTTTCCAGAGTCAAATATTAGCTATGAGATGGCTTAATGATTTAATCGGCAGAGGACTCGAATCTCTCGGGCTTGACATAAAATCGAGTTTTGCCGGCAGCTTGCAGTTTTTTATCTATGACGTAATCAAAATAAGTGTATTGCTGTGCGTGTTTATATTTATGACGGCATTTATTCAAAGCTATTTTCCGCCCGAACGCAGCAAAAAAATAATGGGACGTTTTCGGGGAATTTTCGCGAATTTAATTGGTGCAATGCTGGGATCTCTGACTCCTTTCTGCGCGTGTTCATCAATTCCGATTTTTATAGGCTTCACAAGTGCGGGGCTGCCTTTGGGTATGACGTTCTCGTTTTTGATTGCCTCACCGATGATAAATCCCGGAAGTTTTGCGCTGTTAATTAGCGTCTTCGGTGCAAAAATAGCGTTTGCTTATGTAATAATAGGATTTGCGCTCGCGGTTACGGGAGGGATCGTGATAGAAAATTTGCACATGGGAGAATACGTTGAAGAAAAAGTTTATAATCATTCGGGAGAAAATGACACAAAAATTGCTGACATGACAATAAATCAGCGTCTAAAATTTGCACGTAATGAAGCAGCCGAGACGTTTACATATTTATTCAAGTATATATTAATCGGCGTAGGAATCGGCGCAATAATTCATAATTGGATACCAGAAAAATTTATAGAGTCAATTCTGGGCAATAATAACCCGTTCGGCGTGATACTTGCTGTAATAGTCGGTACTCCGATATATGCAGATATTTTCGGGACGATACCTATTGCAGAGGCTTTGCTTGCGAAGGATGCGGCACTGGGAACGATTTTAAGTTTTATGATGGCCGTTACAGATTTGAGTCTGCCGTCATTGATAATGCTGCGAAAAGTTTTAAAGCCGCGTTTACTGGGGACATTTATTGCAATATGCGTTGTCGGAATTATAATAATCGGGTACATATTTAATTTTTGCGGAGAAATTTTTATATAA
- a CDS encoding helix-turn-helix transcriptional regulator, translated as MGINDIASICKALSDVNRLQIVELLTSGEKCACELLEHFKITQPTLSHHMKVLSDCGLLHNRREGVKIFYALNCVTLTEFREFISGLNCNKIL; from the coding sequence ATGGGAATAAATGATATTGCTTCAATCTGCAAGGCTTTAAGCGACGTTAACAGGCTTCAAATAGTAGAGCTTTTGACATCGGGCGAAAAATGCGCGTGTGAGTTATTAGAACATTTCAAGATAACGCAGCCGACTCTATCTCATCACATGAAAGTGCTTTCAGACTGCGGGCTGTTGCATAATAGGCGTGAGGGCGTAAAAATTTTTTATGCTTTGAACTGTGTAACGCTGACTGAATTTAGAGAGTTTATATCCGGGTTGAATTGCAATAAAATATTATAA
- a CDS encoding HIT domain-containing protein, whose amino-acid sequence MKQLYATWRMSYIEAPKHEGCIFCDFPAENHDDEHFIVYRGKTCFVIMNLYPYNPGHLMIIPFRHTNIYESLTDTEALEMHNLTSKAVQVLKKVMNPDGFNMGINLGRTAGAGVDGHLHRHIVPRWNGDNNFMPVLSDTRVLSDSIANSWRKIKDVWNEL is encoded by the coding sequence ATGAAGCAATTATACGCAACGTGGCGAATGTCATACATTGAAGCACCCAAGCACGAAGGCTGCATTTTTTGCGACTTCCCGGCAGAGAATCACGACGACGAACATTTTATAGTTTATCGCGGTAAAACTTGTTTCGTTATCATGAATCTTTATCCCTACAACCCCGGCCATTTAATGATAATTCCCTTCAGGCACACGAATATTTACGAGTCATTGACTGACACTGAAGCCCTCGAAATGCATAATCTCACGTCAAAGGCTGTGCAGGTGCTCAAAAAAGTTATGAATCCCGACGGCTTTAACATGGGAATCAATCTCGGACGCACAGCAGGCGCAGGAGTCGACGGCCATTTACACAGACACATTGTCCCGCGCTGGAACGGTGATAATAATTTCATGCCGGTTTTGTCTGATACCCGCGTTCTTTCTGACTCGATCGCAAATTCATGGCGCAAAATAAAAGATGTCTGGAACGAGCTATAA